A window from Prinia subflava isolate CZ2003 ecotype Zambia chromosome Z, Cam_Psub_1.2, whole genome shotgun sequence encodes these proteins:
- the GNG10 gene encoding guanine nucleotide-binding protein G(I)/G(S)/G(O) subunit gamma-10: protein MSSGGSLSIMQRLVEQLKLEAAVERIKVSQAAAELQQYCMQNACKDALLVGVPAGSNPFREPRSCALL, encoded by the exons ATGTCGTCGGGCGGCAGCCTGAGCATCATGCAGCGGCTGGTGGAGCAGCTCAAGCTGGAGGCGGCCGTGGAGAGGATCAAG gtctctcaggcagctgcagaactCCAGCAGTACTGTATGCAAAATGCCTGCAAAGATGCCTTGCTTGTTGGTGTTCCTGCAGGGAGCAATCCCTTCCGAGAACCCCGatcctgtgctctgctctga
- the DNAJC25 gene encoding dnaJ homolog subfamily C member 25 → MAAAAAARCPGGRWALCLCLCAALLPRPARGLTDRLYCGRRVCYEVLGVSRQASKAEIARAYRQLARQYHPDRYRGEPAGGEGSGAQAAHEKFLLIAAAYETLKDEETRKDYDYMLDHPEEYYRHYYHYYSRRLAPKVDVTIVILVTVCAISVFQFFSWWSSYNEAINYLASVPKYRIQATEIARQQGLLNKTKEKGKNRRSKEEIREEEEEIIKDIIKNKIDIKGGYQKPKIYDILLFQILLAPFYWCKYIVWYCWWIYCFTIKGQEYGVEEKLYIIRRYMKMSQSQFDSLEDHQKETFLERQLWIRENYEVYKREQEEELKKKMAMDPRWKRYRRWMKNEGPGRLTFIDD, encoded by the exons atggcggcggcggcggcggcgcggtgTCCGGGCGGGCGGTGGGcgctgtgcctgtgcctgtgcgCGGCGCTGCTGCCGCGGCCGGCCAGGGGCCTCACCGACCGCCTCTACTGCGGCCGCCGAGTCTGCTACGAAGTGCTGGGCGTCAGCCGGCAGGCCAGCAAGGCGGAGATCGCCCGCGCCTACCGGCAGCTCGCCCGGCAGTACCACCCTGACCGCTACCGCGGGGAGCCCGCGGGCGGCGAGGGCAGCGGGGCGCAGGCAGCGCACGAGAAGTTCCTGCTCATCGCCGCCGCCTACGAGACCCTCAAG GATGAAGAAACACGTAAAGATTATGATTACATGCTGGATCATCCTGAGGAGTATTACAGGCATTATTACCACTACTACAGCAGGAGACTGGCACCTAAAGTAGATGTCACAATAGTGATCCTAGTTACGGTGTGTGCCATTTCGGTGTTTCAG TTCTTCAGCTGGTGGAGTAGTTACAATGAAGCTATCAACTACTTAGCGTCTGTGCCAAAATACCGTATACAAGCTACTGAGATTGCCAGGCAACAAGGTTTACTCAACAAGACtaaagaaaaaggcaagaaCAGGCGGTCTAAAGAAGAAATTCgtgaagaagaggaagaaattatcaaagacattattaaaaataaaatagatataAAGGGTGGTTATCAGAAGCCCAAAATATATGATATCCTTCTATTTCAGATCCTTCTTGCTCCTTTTTACTGGTGCAAATACATAGTTTGGTACTGTTGGTGGATTTATTGTTTCACTATTAAAGGGCAAGAGTATGGTGTGGAAGAGAAGTTGTATATCATACGAAGATACATGAAAATGTCTCAGTCTCAGTTTGACAGTCTGGAAGATCATCAAAAAGAGACCTTTCTTGAACGGCAGCTATGGATACGAGAAAACTATGAG GTGTATAAACGAGAACAAGAGGAGGAGTTAAAGAAGAAGATGGCCATGGATCCCCGATGGAAGAGATACCGGCGGTGGATGAAAAATGAAGGACCTGGAAGACTGACTTTTATTGATGATTGA